From a single Arachis hypogaea cultivar Tifrunner chromosome 3, arahy.Tifrunner.gnm2.J5K5, whole genome shotgun sequence genomic region:
- the LOC112734902 gene encoding uncharacterized protein, with protein MNNDDRVLSIPLKKTDPVELYQPLRKLVASKYSEGDAQKVESVLETLNKCRRDMVEPRADLSLPMQLDCLLHYFKCLSMVARLFTSLSSDADPILFVWYDAFNPDHQDGVSSQRSAIQLEKAAVVFNLGAIYSQIAASCDRTTALGRHLAMEAFKVAANFFRQLWQVFAKDVVATLDLTLVFAEFLHLLFSAQASELELREELNNNDASYALQQHRCALSFISVSELYGRAYALIPTDSAARKHVDSFDQTWVTHLYQKATFFEAEARQRQSSILPESERPHEFSSVESCALDHDAECVPEILVRGICCGSSTKAKLHSTVAKLPYQVPIRMPIDLIHSEYNPFKMMKYGKLVAYPWDMPPPYPTDSAILSSSLSSSSSDILAFIPLKKSEPLNLYESLRSYFVLKYSESVAERVDGLLEMLHKLRNEMLRDDLSLPLRRDCLMRYYKCLCMIEPFFPMNASPNPPIFVWYNAINPQQHSSQHNIHLEKASVLFNLGAIGTHIAVSFDLTTIQGRRFAKDALMNASRWFYLLSKFESRKASGTIDLSEHYIHMIKLQFQELELKFHVPQPDEPGYPASAYDPSSDVTEQFLLGYFTAHFMLQGICRAAPCLDLLSEVSPVKIKDGNLVANAAT; from the exons ATGAACAACGATGATCGGGTGCTGTCAATCCCACTGAAGAAGACTGATCCGGTGGAGCTATACCAGCCGTTACGTAAGTTGGTAGCCTCAAAATACTCGGAGGGCGATGCACAAAAGGTTGAAAGCGTTCTCGAAACCCTAAACAAATGCCGCCGGGACATGGTGGAGCCTAGAGCGGACCTTTCCCTTCCCATGCAACTTGACTGCCTCCTCCACTACTTTAAATGCCTTTCCATGGTTGCGAGACTCTTCACCTCTCTCTCCTCCGACGCCGACCCCATTCTCTTTGTCTGGTACGACGCCTTCAACCCTGATCATCAGGATGGGGTCTCCTCGCAGCGCAGCGCCATCCAATTGGAGAAGGCCGCTGTTGTCTTCAACCTCGGAGCCATCTACAGCCAGATTGCTGCCTCTTGCGACCGTACCACCGCCCTTGGCCGTCACCTTGCAATGGAAGCCTTCAAAGTTGCCGCCAATTTCTTCCGCCAACTCTGGCAGGTTTTTGCCAAGGACGTGGTCGCCACCCTCGATTTGACTCTCGTCTTCGCGGAGTTTCTGCACCTCCTCTTCTCCGCTCAGGCTTCCGAGCTGGAATTACGGGAAGAACTCAACAACAACGACGCCAGTTACGCTCTCCAACAACACCGATGTGCCCTATCGTTTATATCG GTTTCTGAGCTTTATGGTAGAGCATATGCACTGATACCTACTGATTCGGCTGCACGAAAACATGTGGACTCTTTTGACCAAACCTGGGTAACTCATCTTTACCAGAAGGCGACATTCTTTGAGGCGGAGGCTCGTCAGAGGCAATCATCCATCCTACCCGAATCCGAGCGACCTCATGAATTCTCATCGGTCGAATCCTGTGCTCTTGATCATGATGCAGAATGTGTCCCTGAGATATTAGTTAGAGGGATTTGCTGCGGGTCCTCGACGAAAGCCAAGCTGCACTCGACGGTAGCCAAGCTGCCATACCAAGTACCAATACGAATGCCCATTGACCTCATCCACTCGGAGTACAATCCTTTCAAGATGATGAAGTATGGAAAGCTGGTGGCTTACCCATGGGACATGCCTCCTCCTTATCCAACAGATTCGGCAATCCTCTCATCTTCCTTGTCTTCTTCGTCATCAGATATTCTTGCATTCATTCCTTTGAAGAAGAGTGAGCCCTTGAATCTCTATGAGTCCCTGCGCAGTTACTTTGTCCTCAAATACTCTGAGAGTGTGGCAGAGAGAGTAGATGGCCTTCTGGAAATGCTACACAAATTGCGCAATGAGATGCTGCGTGATGACCTTTCGCTACCCCTTCGCCGTGACTGCCTCATGCGTTATTACAAATGCCTTTGCATGATTGAGCCTTTCTTCCCTATGAATGCCTCACCCAACCCACCTATCTTTGTTTGGTACAATGCCATCAACCCTCAACAGCACTCTTCTCAGCATAACATCCATTTGGAGAAGGCCTCTGTTCTCTTCAACCTGGGAGCCATCGGCACCCACATTGCTGTCTCCTTCGATCTCACCACCATCCAAGGCCGTCGCTTTGCCAAGGACGCCTTAATGAATGCTTCACGTTGGTTCTATCTACTGTCCAAGTTTGAGTCTCGCAAGGCATCTGGCACGATTGACTTGTCAGAACACTACATCCATATGATAAAGTTACAGTTTCAAGAGTTGGAATTGAAGTTTCATGTTCCCCAACCTGATGAACCAGGATATCCT GCTTCAGCTTATGATCCGTCGAGTGATGTCACTGAACAATTTCTTTTAGGGTATTTTACTGCTCACTTCATGCTTCAAGGGATATGTCGAGCAGCACCATGCTTGGACCTTCTCTCTGAGGTTAGCCCCGTCAAGATTAAGGATGGAAATCTTGTGGCCAATGCCGCAACCTGA